The sequence CGACGGTGACCTGGAGCTGCACCGAGGAATCGCCGGCGAGCAACAGCGGTGCGCCCAGGACCAGTTCCTCCACCACCGGGCAGCCCACGTGGCCGCCCGCCGTCAGCGCGAGCTCCACCAGCGTGACGCCGGGCACGACGACCGTGCCGAACAGCATGTGCTCGGTGACCCAGGAGTCCGTGTCCGTGCCCAACCGCCCGGTGAACAGCCACTGGTCCTGGTCGCCGATCCGCACGCCCGCGGTCAGCAAGGGGTGATCGACACGCTCGGCCCCGGCCGCGACCGAGCCCTGGGCCCCGGCCCCCGACAACTGCCAGTAGCGTTCTCGCTGGAAGGCGTACGTCGGCAGGGATACGGTCCTGGCGCCGGTGCCGGCGTAGAACGCGGCCCAGTCCACGGGCACTCCGGCCGCGTGCACGGTCGCGGCGAACCCGGCGAACGCGGCCGGCTCCTCCTGCCGGGCCCGCAGCGCCGCCACGAACACCGCATGCCCGGCGGCCTCGTCGCCGCTGGCGGCCTCCACCGCCTGGCGGGCGAGCGCGGTCAACGATCCATCCGGCCCCAGCTCCAGGAACCGCGTCACCCCGAGCCCGGCCAGCGCGCTGATCCCGTCGGCGAAGCGCACCGCCTCCCGCGCGTGCCGCACCCAGTACGACGGGTCCGCCAACTCACCCGGCAACGTCACCGCACCCGTCACGTTCGACACCACCGGAATCACGGGCTCAGCGAACCGCAAACGACCCGCCACCTCCGCGAACTCCGCCAACATCGGCTCCATCAACGCCGAGTGGAACGCATGAGACACCCGCAACCGGGTCGTCTTCACCCCCTCCCACACCGGCAACCCCAGCCACTCCTCCAGCGCCTCCCGCTCACCGGACACCACGACCGCCCGGACACCGTTCACCGCGGCGATCGACAACCGGCCCTCGAACCCGGCCAACGACCCCCGCACCTGCTCCTCACCGGCCTGCACCGCCGCCATCGCCCCGCCGGCCGGCAACGCACCCATCAACCTGCCCCGAGCCGCCACCAACGCGCTCGCGTCCGGCAGGGACAGCACCCCGGCGACGTGGGCCGCCGCGATCTCGCCCACCGAGTGACCGACCAGGAAGTCCGGCCTCACGCCGAGCGACTCCGCCAACCGGAACAACGCCACCTCCACCGCGAACAACCCCGCCTGCGTGAACTGCGTCGCGTTCAGCAACTCGGCCTCCACCGAGCCCTCTTCGCCCGCCAACACCTGCGACAACGGCCGCTCCAACAGCGGGTCCAACTCCGCGCACACCTCGTCCAGCGCCCTCCCGAACACCGGGAACACCGACGCCAACCCCAACCCCATCCGCGCCCGCTGCGCCCCCTGACCCGAGAACACGAACGCCGTCTTCCCCGGCACCGCCCGCCCCTGCACCACACCCGCACCCGGCTCACCCAACGAGAGCGCCGCCAACCCCGCCAGCAACGACTCCCGGTCACCGGCCACCACCGCGGCCCGCTCCTCCAGGTGGGATCGCGTGGTCGCGGCCGAGAACGCCGTGTCCAGCACACCGAGTTCCGGCCGCGCCAGCAGGTGCTCCCGCAACCGCCGGGCCTGCGCCCGCAACGCCACCTCGTCCCTCGCCGACACCACCACCGGCACCACCGGCCGGACCTCGCGTTCCGCCGGGGCGGACGCCTGCGCACCCGTGCCCGATCCTGTGCCCGAACCCGTGCCCGCTTCCGGCTCCGTGTCGCTCTGCGCGGGCGCCTCCTCCAGGATCAGGTGGGCATTCGTGCCCGAGATCCCGAAGGACGACACGCCCGCACGGCGGGGACGCTCACCGGCCGGCCAGGGCTGGGCGTCGGTCAGCAGCCTGACCGCACCCGACTCCCAGTCCACCTGCGAGGACGGGGCGTCCACGTGCAACGTCGCCGGGAGCCGCTCGTGCCGCAGCGCCTGCACCATCTTGATGACCCCGGCCACGCCGGCCGCCATCGAGGAGTGGCCGATGTTCGACTTGATCGAGCCCAACCACAGCGGGTCACCGGCCTCGCGGTCCTGCCCGTACGTCGCGAGCAGCGCGTGCGCCTCGATGGGGTCACCGAGCCGCGTGCCCGTGCCGTGGCCCTCGACCGCGTCGACCTCGTCGGGACGCAGGCCGGCCGCGGACAGCGCCGCGCGGATCACCCGCTCCTGCGACGGGCCGCTCGGCGCGGTCAACCCGTTGGACGCGCCGTCCTGGTTCACCGCACTTCCCCGGACCACCGCCAGCACCCGGTGTCCGCGGCGCCGGGCGTCCGACAACCGCTCCATCACGACCAGACCGACACCGTCCGAGAAACCGGTCCCGTCGGCGCCCTCCGCGTACGACTTGCACCGGCCGTCCGCGGCCAGCCCGCGCTGCCGGGAGAACTCCACCAGCAGGAACGGCGTGGACAGCACCGTCACGCCGCCGGCCAGCGCCAGCGAGCACTCACCGGAACGCAGCGCCTGCGCGGCCAGGTGCATCGCCACCAAGGAGGAGGAGCACGCCGTGTCCACCGACACCGCGGGACCCTCCAGCCCCAGGCTGTACGCCACCCGGCCCGACACCACGCTCGTCGTTCCGCCGGTCAGTCGGAAACCCTCCAGGTCCGACCGGCCGCCCGGCGCCGACCCCGACCCCGGGTAGTCCGAGATGCCGACGCCGCAGAAGACGCCGGTGTCGCTGCCGCGGAGCGAGGCCGGGTCGATCCCGGCGTCCTCCAGCGCCTCCCACGACCCCTCCAGCAGCAACCGCTGCTGCGGGTCCATCGCCAGCGCCTCGCGCGGGCTGATCCCGAAGAACCCCGCGTCGAAGTCGCCCACCCCGTCGGCGAATCCGCCGCGCTGGGCGTAGAACGTCCCGACCTTGTCCGGGTCCGGGTCGTGCAGCCGCTCCAGGTCCCAGCCACGGTCCTCGGGCAGCCCCGCCATCGCGTCCCGGCCGGTCGCCACCAGGTCCCACAACTGCTCGGGCGACGACGCGCCACCCGGATAACGGCAACTCATCCCCACGATCGCCAGCGGCTCGGTGGACTGCGCCATGAGTCGCCGGTTCTGCTGCCGAAGTCGCTCGGCTTCCTTGACCGACCGCCTCAGGGCCTCGACGAGCTCGTTCTGGTCGCCAGCCATGCTTGTTCCTCCAGGTTCAGGCGCAAAGCGGGGGTAAGTCGGTTGGCACGCTTGTGCTTAAACTGCGGTCTCTTCGGTCATCCGGATCAGGGCCGCGGCGTCCATGTCGTCGATCGACTCGGCGCTGTCCTCCGCCGAAGAGCCGTCGTCCGAGGCGTTGTTCACCAGTTCCAGGAGCGCGTCGAGCAGCCCCGACGCCCGCAGGCGGTTGATCGGGATCGATGTCAGTACGTCCCGGATCTCGTCCTCTTCCGACGAGCGGCGGCCGTTCGGCACGGTGCCGGGCATGGCGACCGGGATCATGTACTGGGTGACGGCGATCGCGGTGGGATGGTCGAAGACGAGCGTGGTCGGCAGCTTGAGTCCGGTCGCCTGGGTCAGCCGGTTGCGCAGCTCGACCGCGGAGAGCGAGTCGAAGCCCAGCTCCTTGAACGCCCGGCCCGGGTCCACGGCCGATCCCGACGCGTGCCCGAGCACCGCCGCGACCTGCGCCGTCACCAGGTCCAGCGTCACCTGCTCCCAGTCCTCCCGTCCCACCTGGGCCAGCCGGGAGGCCAGCGACCCGTTCCCGCCCGCGGCCCGGGCCTGCCGCACCTGGACCCGTACGAGTCCGGCGAGCAAGGGCGGCGCCATCCCTTGCCGTGCCTGCGCCCGGATCGAGGCCAGGTCCAACTGCACCGGCGCGACCAGCGCGGCATCCACCCGCTGCGCCGCGTCGAGCAGTTCGAGCCCCAACTCCGAGGGCAGCGGTTGGAGGCCCAGCCGGTTCAGCCTGGTCAGGTCGGCGTCGTCCAGCTCCCCGGTCATCCCGGTGCGGGTCTCCCACAGGCCCCAGGCCAGCGACACGGCCGGACGGCCCTGCGCCCGGCGCCGGGCGGCGACGGCGTCCAGTACGGCGTTGGCGGCTGCGTAGTTGCCCTGCCCGGGATTGCCGATGAGCGCGGCGACCGAGGAGAACAGGACGAACGACTGGAGGTCGGTGCCGGCCGTCAACTCGTCGAGCAGCAGCGCCGCGTCGACCTTCGGCCGCATCACCCGGTCCAACTGCTCGGGGCTCAGCGACGCGACCACTCCGTCGTCCAGGACGCCGGCCGCGTGCACCACACCCGCCAGCGGAACCTCCAACGATCCGAGGAGTTCCGTCAGTTGCTCCCGGTCCGCCACATCACACGCAGCGACCCGCACCCGGCACCCCGCCGCCTCCAACTCCGCGGCGAGTTCGCTCGCACCCGGCGCCTCCAGACCACGCCTCGACGCCAGCACCAGATGCCGCGCACCACCAGCAGTGACCAAGTGCCGCGCCACCAGCGCACCCAGACCCCCGGTCCCACCCGTCACCAGCACCGCGTGACGCGGGTCCGCCGGCTGCGGAACGGTGAACACCACCTTCCCGGTGTTACGCCCCTCCCGCAGGAACCGGAACGCCTCCGCATACCGCCGGATATCCCAGGTACGGATGGGCGCGTGCGACAACACACCCCCGTCGAGCATCTCCACGACCTCACCGAGCATCTGCCCCAGCCGCTCAGGACTCACCTCGAAAAGGTCGAACGCCTGGTACTCCACACCCGGATGAGCCTCAGCCACCGCCCGCGGGTCACGAACATCCGCCTTCCCCATCTCCAGGAACCGCCCACCCCGCGGCAGCAACCCGAGCGAGGCGTCAACGAACTCACCCGCCAACGCGTCCAGCACCACATCCACACCCGCACCGCCGGTCTCCCGCGCGAACACCTCCGCGAACTCCAGATCCCGCGACGACGCGATCCGCTCACTCGGCACACCCAAGGCCCGTACGGCATCCCACTTCGCCGGACTCGCCGTCGCATAGACCTCCGCGCCCAGATGCGCGGCGATCTGCACCGCCGCCATCCCGACCCCGCCCGCCGCGGAATGCACCAGCACCCGCTCCCCGGCCGCCAACCCGCCGAGGTCCACCAGCCCGTAGTAGGCGGTCAGGTACACCACCGGCACCGCCGCCGCCTGCTCGAACGACCAGCCCTCGGGCATCGGCGCGACCATCCGCCGATCCGCGATCGCCGCCGTACCGAACGACTCGAGGATGAGGCCCATCACCCGGTCACCGGGCGCCAGGTCCGTGACTCCGGGGCCGGTCTCCAGGACGATCCCCGCCGCCTCACTGCCCAGCGGCGCGTCACCCGGGTACACGCCCAACGCGATGAGCACGTCACGGAAGTTGAGCCCCGCGGCCCGCACCGCGACCCGGACCTCGCCCGCATCCAGCGGACGATCGGCACCGGACGGGACGAGCGCCAGGCCCTCCAGCGATCCCTTCGCGACCGACGCCAACCGCCACGGCCCCTCGGCGGGCACGGTGGCCCGCGTCAGCCGGGGTGCCAGCACCCGTCCCTCGCGCACCGCCACCTGCGGCTCGTCGAGCAAGGCCAGCGTGGCCCAGTCCGGCTCCGCCTTCCGGCCGACAGCCTCCAGGTCCGACTCCAGGTTCAGAGCCGGGTCCAGGGCCGGGTCCAGGTCCACCAGCACGAACCGCCCCGGGTGCTCCGACTGCGCGCTGCGCACCAGACCCCACGCGGCAGCCGCCGCCACATCCGGCGCCTCCCCACCGACCGCGATCGCGCCCCGCGTCACCAGCACCAACCGCGCACCCGACAGCGCATCCGCATCCAGCCACCCCTGCACCAGCTCCAGCGTCCGCGCCGCCACCGCACGTGCGGCGTCGGCTTCGTCGCCAGGACCTGACGTGGCACCGACCGTGGCGACCACCACGTCCGGCACCGCCGCGCCCGCGGCCAGGGTCGACTCCAGGGCGTCCAGATCCGCGTAGCGCTCACCGGGGCCGGCCGGTTCGCCGAGCAGGGCCACCGGCACCAGGGCCGGCACCAACCCGGCGTCGTCCGCCGCCCGGACCGGGACCCACTCGACCGTGAAGAGGCTGTCCTGCCCGTTGCCCTGCGCGCGTTCGAGCTGCGCCTGGTCGACAGGACGGAAGGCGACGGCGTCCACCGCCGCGATCACGGCCCCTGAGTCGTCGGCCATGTCGATACGGAACGCGGAGTCGCCCGTCGGGGTGAGCATGACCCGGGCCCTTGGCCCGGACGCCGGCCCGGTCCTGATCCCCGACCACGCGAAGGGCAGGCCCACCGGGGAGCCGGCCTGCATCTCCAGCAGGCTGCCGTGCAACGCGGCGTCCAGCAGCGCCGGGTGGATGCCGAACCCCTGGCCGGAGCCGGCGTGGTCGTCCGGCAGGACCACCTCGGCGTAGACCTGCTCGCCGTCGCGCCAGGCCGCCTGCAACCCCTGGAACAGCGGCCCGTACTCGTAACCGGCCTCCGCCAGCCGCTCGTACAGTCCCTCGACCGGCACCGCGACGGCGCCCTCCGGCGGCCAGTACGCGGGGAACGGCACCGCGGGAGCCTCGACCTCCGAGCCGAGCTTGCCGCGGGCGTGGCAGGTGGGCTGAGCGGCCTCCTGCCCACCGCTCTCACCCGGCGCCGTGTAGATCGCGACGTCCCGGCGCCCCTGATCGTCCGGCGCTCCGACGGTGACCTGGAGATCGAGCGCCGAGCCCTCGGCCAGCAGCAACGGAACCTGCAACACCAGTTCCTCGACGACCGGGCACCCCGCGCGCACCCCCGCCGCCAGCGCCAACTCCACCAGCGCGGCCCCCGGCACGATCACCATGCCGAACACCGCGTGATCGCGCGTCCACGGCTGGACCTCCTGCGACACCCGCCCGGTGAACACCCACTCGTCACGGTCGCCGACGCGCACCGCGGCCGACAGCATCGGATGCCCGAACCGCGCCAACCCAGCACCCGCCAGATCCCCACCCCCGGCCCCCACCGGCAACCAGTACCGCGACCGCTGGAACGCATACCCCGGCAAATCAACCCGCCCGGCACCCGAACCGGCAAAGAACGCGGACCAGTCGACCTGTGCCCCCGCCACATGCGCCTCAGCGAGCGACATCGCGAACCGACCCGGACCACCCTCACCACGCCGCAACGACCCGATCACCCTGACCCGATCACCACCCTCCACCTCACCCACCGTCTCCGACACCGCAGAAACCAACACCGGATGCGGCGACATCTCCACAAAGAACCCCGCACCCTCCCCCACCAACTCCCGCACCGCACCCTCAAAACCCACCCGCCCACGCAAATTCCCAAACCAATACCCGCCATCCAACGTCTCCGTCCCCACAAACCCACCCACCGCCGTCGAAAAGAACGGCACCCGCCCCGGACGCGGCACCAGCGGCGCCAACACCTCCAACAACGCCTCCTCCATCACCCCCACCTGCACCGAATGCGACGCATAATCCACCGGCACCCGCCGCGCCCGCACCCCATCCCGCTTCCACCCCTCCAACAACTCCTCCAACAACCCCGCCTCACCCGAAACCACCACCGACCGCGGAGAATTCACCGCCGCCACCGACACCCGCCCCTCATACCGCTCAATCAAGACCGCCACCTCATCAGCCGACAACCCCACCGACACCATCCCCCCCAACCCCGCCAACAACTCCCCCACCAAACGCGACCGCAACGCCACCACCCGCGCCGCATCCACCAACGACAAACCACCCGCCACATACGCCGCCGCAATCTCCCCCTGCGAATGCCCCACCACCACATCCGGCTCCACCCCACACGACCGCCACAACGCCGCCAACCCCACCATCACCGCAAACAACACCGGCTGCACCACATCCACCCGCTCCAACGACGGCGCACCCTCAACCCCCCGCAACACCTCCACCACACTCCAATCCACAAACCCACCCAACGCCTCCTCACACGCCGCCACCTCCCCCGCAAACACCACAGAAGAATCCAACAACCCCACCGCCATACCCACCCACTGCGCACCCTGACCAGGAAAAACAAACACCGTCTTCCCCGACACCGAACGATCCTGCACCACCCCCACACCCGGCTCACCCACCGACAACGCCACCAACCCCGCCAACAACGACTCCCGATCACCAGCAGACACCGCGGCACGATGCTCCAAATGCGCCCGCGTCGTCGCCGCCGAGAACGCCGCATCCAACACACCAAGCTCCGCACGCGCCAGCAGATGCTCCCGCAACCGACCCGCCTGCGCCCGCAACCCCACCTCATCCCTCGCCGACACCACCACCGGCACCAACGGCAGTTCGGTCCGGTCGCCGGCCTCGATCGGCCCCCCGGTCCCGGTGCCCGCCTCGGGCTCCGGAGCCTCCTCGGCCGCTTCTTCGAGGATGACGTGGGCGTTGGTGCCGGATATCCCGAAGGAGGACACGCCCGCGCGGCGGACCCGCTCCCCGGCCGGCCAGGGCCGCGCGCCGGTCAGCAGCCTGACCGCACCCGACTCCCAGTCCACGTGCGGAGACGGCGCGTCCACGTGCAGCGTCGCCGGCAGCACCTCGTGCCGCAGCGCCTGCACCATCTTGATCACCCCGGCCACCCCGGCGGCCG comes from Streptomyces sp. NBC_00448 and encodes:
- a CDS encoding type I polyketide synthase, producing MTESPTGSGANIAIVGISCRLPGAATPDGLWELLRDGRHAMGMASDKNRASIPDGVDWPGGFVDDIDAFDAAFFGVSPNEAAAMDPQQRVVLELCWEALEDTGIVPAALSGSRAGVFLASISSDYATLLARRQGDVNRYTLTGLNRGIIANRVSYSLGLRGPSLTVDSAQSSSLVSVHLAAESIRRGETDLALAGGVNLMLDPGSTAMTEQFNALSPDGRCYTFDARANGFVRGEGGAVVVLKSAERAQADGDRIYGLILGSAVNNDGRTDGLTVPSEQAQRDVIRLAVQAAGVRPEDVQYVELHGTGTKVGDPIEAAALGATLGADRPAAKPLLVGSVKTNIGHLEGAAGVAGLLKVLLSIERRRVPASLNFEHPHPAIPLAELGLSVQRAEGPWPDERHRLVAGVSSFGMGGTNCHLIVAEPPSAELPPAELPSGEPLSGEPETRTRPAVPTDHVAAHGWPLSGRTAPALRAQAGRLRAHVESRPGVPTADTGLSLATTRQAFEQRAVVLGAGPAEFHAGLQALETGDQAANVVEGTARAVGGTVFVFPGQGSQWAGMARELLDTSPVFAEHLTAAAQALAEYQDWSVLDVVRELPGAPSLDRGDVVQPVLFAVMVALARLWQAQGVTPDAVIGHSQGEIAAAHVAGALSLSDAAAVVALRGQALNAVAGLGGMVSVAEPVDAVRGRIAGYPGLLGVGAVNGPGSTVVSGDPAALAELMAACRADGVRVREVPIDYASHSPQVDAIEQDLLRLLGSIRPRRAELAFYSTVTGGLLDTTELTAAYWFRNLRQTVEFESAVRAALADHHRAFVETSPHPGLVGSIGETLRDAGVTDSLATGTLRRGHGSLRQFFTAVGQYYVQGGALDWEPAPGVGSRVPLPTYAFQRERYWFAVPDASDGRPGGAEEILPRPAEPARPDREPVADTAARTEDLVGLVQKATAITLGHAAPGAVDVTRTFKDLGLDSGAAVELRGRLAAATGLELPDTLVFAHPTPAALARHLRAELAGDTAAGTDLDQPAGQPAASSEPLAIVGMACRYPGDANSPESLWELVAGGRDAIGEFPDNRGWDLAALYDPTRGRSGTSYTRNGGFLHDADEFDPDFFGISPREATAMDPQQRLLLETAWQALEDAGIDPATLRGGQVGVFTGVMAQDYGPRLHEQADGYDGYLLTGNSPSVASGRVAYALGLHGPTFTVDTACSSSLVALHLAAQALRSGECTLALAGGATVMASPGIFAEFSRQSGLATDGRCKAFSAAADGTGWAEGAGVLAVERLSDAKRNGHRVLALLRGSAVNHDGASNGLTAPSGPAQQRVIRAALASAGLGPTDVDAVEAHGTGTRLGDPIEAEALLATYGQGRDAERPLWLGSMKSNIGHTQAAAGVAGVIKMVQALRHEVLPATLHVDAPSPHVDWESGAVRLLTGARPWPAGERVRRAGVSSFGISGTNAHVILEEAAEEAPEPEAGTGTGGPIEAGDRTELPLVPVVVSARDEVGLRAQAGRLREHLLARAELGVLDAAFSAATTRAHLEHRAAVSAGDRESLLAGLVALSVGEPGVGVVQDRSVSGKTVFVFPGQGAQWVGMAVGLLDSSVVFAGEVAACEEALGGFVDWSVVEVLRGVEGAPSLERVDVVQPVLFAVMVGLAALWRSCGVEPDVVVGHSQGEIAAAYVAGGLSLVDAARVVALRSRLVGELLAGLGGMVSVGLSADEVAVLIERYEGRVSVAAVNSPRSVVVSGEAGLLEELLEGWKRDGVRARRVPVDYASHSVQVGVMEEALLEVLAPLVPRPGRVPFFSTAVGGFVGTETLDGGYWFGNLRGRVGFEGAVRELVGEGAGFFVEMSPHPVLVSAVSETVGEVEGGDRVRVIGSLRRGEGGPGRFAMSLAEAHVAGAQVDWSAFFAGSGAGRVDLPGYAFQRSRYWLPVGAGGGDLAGAGLARFGHPMLSAAVRVGDRDEWVFTGRVSQEVQPWTRDHAVFGMVIVPGAALVELALAAGVRAGCPVVEELVLQVPLLLAEGSALDLQVTVGAPDDQGRRDVAIYTAPGESGGQEAAQPTCHARGKLGSEVEAPAVPFPAYWPPEGAVAVPVEGLYERLAEAGYEYGPLFQGLQAAWRDGEQVYAEVVLPDDHAGSGQGFGIHPALLDAALHGSLLEMQAGSPVGLPFAWSGIRTGPASGPRARVMLTPTGDSAFRIDMADDSGAVIAAVDAVAFRPVDQAQLERAQGNGQDSLFTVEWVPVRAADDAGLVPALVPVALLGEPAGPGERYADLDALESTLAAGAAVPDVVVATVGATSGPGDEADAARAVAARTLELVQGWLDADALSGARLVLVTRGAIAVGGEAPDVAAAAAWGLVRSAQSEHPGRFVLVDLDPALDPALNLESDLEAVGRKAEPDWATLALLDEPQVAVREGRVLAPRLTRATVPAEGPWRLASVAKGSLEGLALVPSGADRPLDAGEVRVAVRAAGLNFRDVLIALGVYPGDAPLGSEAAGIVLETGPGVTDLAPGDRVMGLILESFGTAAIADRRMVAPMPEGWSFEQAAAVPVVYLTAYYGLVDLGGLAAGERVLVHSAAGGVGMAAVQIAAHLGAEVYATASPAKWDAVRALGVPSERIASSRDLEFAEVFARETGGAGVDVVLDALAGEFVDASLGLLPRGGRFLEMGKADVRDPRAVAEAHPGVEYQAFDLFEVSPERLGQMLGEVVEMLDGGVLSHAPIRTWDIRRYAEAFRFLREGRNTGKVVFTVPQPADPRHAVLVTGGTGGLGALVARHLVTAGGARHLVLASRRGLEAPGASELAAELEAAGCRVRVAACDVADREQLTELLGSLEVPLAGVVHAAGVLDDGVVASLSPEQLDRVMRPKVDAALLLDELTAGTDLQSFVLFSSVAALIGNPGQGNYAAANAVLDAVAARRRAQGRPAVSLAWGLWETRTGMTGELDDADLTRLNRLGLQPLPSELGLELLDAAQRVDAALVAPVQLDLASIRAQARQGMAPPLLAGLVRVQVRQARAAGGNGSLASRLAQVGREDWEQVTLDLVTAQVAAVLGHASGSAVDPGRAFKELGFDSLSAVELRNRLTQATGLKLPTTLVFDHPTAIAVTQYMIPVAMPGTVPNGRRSSEEDEIRDVLTSIPINRLRASGLLDALLELVNNASDDGSSAEDSAESIDDMDAAALIRMTEETAV